The Streptomyces sp. NL15-2K genome contains a region encoding:
- the nth gene encoding endonuclease III, with the protein MKKTASVKKTASVKKATVAPKKASVGVEKAAPVKTVAVKPSKSESRTALVRRARRINRELAEVYPYAHPELDFDNPFQLIVATVLSAQTTDLRVNQTTPALFAKYPTPEDLAAANPEVVEEILRPCGFFRAKTRSVIGLSKALVDNHGGEVPGRLEDLVKLPGVGRKTAFVVLGNAFGRPGITVDTHFQRLVRRWRWTEESDPDKIEAAVGALFPKSDWTDLSHHVIWHGRRICHARKPACGACPIAPLCPAYGEGETDPEKAKKLLKYEKGGFPGQRLKPPQAYLDAGGKPAPPLGAG; encoded by the coding sequence GTGAAGAAGACCGCCTCGGTGAAGAAGACCGCCTCGGTGAAGAAGGCGACCGTCGCGCCCAAGAAGGCCTCGGTCGGCGTCGAGAAGGCCGCCCCCGTGAAGACCGTCGCGGTGAAGCCGTCGAAGAGCGAGTCGCGTACCGCCCTGGTGCGCCGCGCCCGCCGGATCAACCGCGAGCTCGCCGAGGTCTACCCGTACGCCCATCCGGAGCTCGACTTCGACAACCCCTTCCAGCTGATCGTCGCCACGGTCCTGTCCGCCCAGACCACCGACCTCAGGGTCAACCAGACGACGCCCGCCCTCTTCGCCAAGTACCCCACCCCCGAGGACCTGGCCGCGGCCAACCCCGAGGTGGTCGAGGAGATCCTCCGGCCGTGCGGGTTCTTCCGGGCCAAGACCAGGTCCGTCATAGGACTGTCCAAGGCCCTGGTGGACAACCACGGCGGCGAGGTCCCCGGCCGCCTCGAAGACCTCGTCAAACTGCCCGGAGTCGGCCGCAAGACCGCCTTCGTCGTGCTGGGCAACGCCTTCGGGCGGCCCGGCATCACCGTGGACACGCACTTCCAGCGGCTGGTGCGGCGCTGGCGGTGGACCGAGGAGAGCGATCCCGACAAGATCGAGGCCGCCGTCGGCGCGCTCTTCCCCAAGAGCGACTGGACGGACCTCTCGCACCACGTGATCTGGCACGGCCGCCGCATCTGCCACGCCCGCAAGCCCGCCTGCGGTGCCTGCCCCATCGCCCCGCTCTGCCCGGCGTACGGCGAGGGCGAGACGGACCCGGAGAAGGCGAAGAAACTCCTCAAGTACGAGAAGGGCGGCTTCCCGGGCCAGCGCCTGAAGCCCCCGCAGGCCTATCTGGACGCGGGCGGGAAACCCGCGCCCCCGTTGGGGGCCGGATGA
- a CDS encoding CoA pyrophosphatase yields MTRASNTQGGPVTLSKEGLPAWLDPVVHAVETVEPLQLSRFLPPEDGAGRQSAVLVLFGEGEHGPELLLMERASSLRSHAGQPSFPGGALDPEDGDPKADGPLRAALREAEEETGLDPAGVQLFGVLPALYIPVSGFVVTPVLGWWREPSPVGVVDPNETARVFTVPVADLTDPDNRATTVHPRGHRGPAFLVESALVWGFTAGIIDRLLHFAGWELPWDRGKEVPLDWHA; encoded by the coding sequence ATGACGCGGGCGAGCAACACACAGGGCGGGCCGGTGACGCTCAGCAAGGAGGGGCTGCCCGCATGGCTGGACCCGGTGGTGCACGCCGTCGAGACGGTCGAGCCGCTGCAGTTGAGCCGTTTCCTGCCGCCGGAGGACGGGGCGGGGCGGCAGTCCGCCGTGCTCGTCCTCTTCGGTGAGGGCGAGCACGGGCCGGAGCTGCTGCTGATGGAGCGGGCGAGCTCGCTGCGTTCGCATGCCGGACAGCCCTCTTTCCCGGGCGGCGCGCTCGATCCGGAGGACGGCGATCCGAAGGCCGACGGACCTCTGAGGGCCGCCCTGCGCGAGGCCGAGGAGGAGACCGGGCTCGATCCGGCCGGCGTCCAGCTCTTCGGCGTGCTGCCCGCGCTGTACATCCCGGTCAGCGGGTTCGTCGTGACACCGGTGCTGGGCTGGTGGCGCGAGCCGAGTCCGGTGGGGGTCGTGGATCCGAACGAGACCGCGCGGGTCTTCACCGTTCCCGTGGCAGATCTCACGGATCCCGACAATCGCGCCACGACCGTTCACCCCAGAGGTCACCGAGGTCCGGCATTTCTGGTCGAATCGGCCCTGGTGTGGGGTTTCACGGCCGGAATCATCGACCGCCTGCTCCATTTCGCAGGCTGGGAGCTGCCCTGGGACCGGGGCAAGGAGGTCCCGCTCGACTGGCACGCATGA
- a CDS encoding MarP family serine protease codes for MNVLDILLLVAAVWFAIVGYRQGFVVGILSVIGFLGGGLVAVYALPVIWDALTDNAEVGTTAAVVAVVVVIVCASVGQALTTHLGSKLRRYITWSPARALDATGGALVNVVAMLLVAWLIGSALAGTTLPTLGKEVRSSKVLLGVSRVLPTQADTWFADFSSVLAQNGFPQVFSPFSNEPITDVQPPDPALANSPVATRAQRSIVKVTGTAQSCGKVLEGTGFVFSDRRVMTNAHVVGGVDEPTVQIGGEGRKYDATVVLYDWERDIAVLDVPDLNTPALQFTSEDAAGGDSAIVAGFPENGAYDVRAARVRGRITANGPDIYHRGTVRRDVYSLYATVRQGNSGGPLLTPEGKVYGVVFAKSLDDADTGYALTSDEIQEDITQGRTANQQVDSDSCAL; via the coding sequence GTGAACGTGCTGGACATCCTGTTGCTGGTCGCCGCCGTGTGGTTTGCGATCGTCGGCTATCGCCAGGGCTTCGTCGTAGGCATCCTGTCGGTGATCGGCTTCCTGGGCGGCGGTCTCGTCGCGGTCTACGCGCTGCCCGTCATCTGGGACGCGCTGACCGACAACGCGGAGGTCGGCACGACCGCCGCCGTCGTCGCGGTCGTCGTCGTCATCGTCTGCGCCTCCGTCGGCCAGGCCCTGACCACCCACCTCGGCAGCAAGCTGCGCCGGTACATCACCTGGTCCCCGGCCCGCGCCCTGGACGCCACCGGCGGCGCGCTGGTCAACGTCGTGGCGATGCTCCTGGTCGCCTGGCTGATCGGCTCCGCCCTCGCGGGCACCACCCTGCCGACGCTCGGCAAGGAGGTCCGCAGCTCCAAGGTGCTGCTCGGCGTCTCCCGGGTGCTGCCCACCCAGGCCGACACCTGGTTCGCGGACTTTTCCTCGGTCCTCGCGCAGAACGGCTTCCCGCAGGTCTTCAGCCCGTTCTCGAACGAGCCGATCACCGACGTACAGCCCCCCGATCCCGCCCTGGCGAACAGCCCCGTGGCCACCCGCGCCCAGCGTTCCATCGTCAAGGTCACGGGGACCGCCCAGAGTTGCGGCAAGGTCCTGGAGGGCACCGGCTTCGTCTTCTCCGACCGCCGGGTCATGACCAACGCGCATGTGGTGGGCGGCGTCGACGAACCCACCGTGCAGATAGGCGGCGAGGGCAGGAAGTACGACGCGACGGTCGTCCTCTACGACTGGGAGCGCGACATCGCCGTACTCGACGTACCGGATCTGAACACGCCCGCGCTGCAGTTCACCTCCGAGGACGCGGCCGGCGGCGACAGCGCGATCGTCGCGGGCTTCCCGGAGAACGGCGCGTACGACGTGCGGGCCGCGCGCGTGCGCGGGCGCATCACGGCCAACGGCCCGGACATCTACCACCGAGGCACCGTCCGCCGCGACGTCTACTCGCTGTACGCGACCGTCCGCCAGGGCAACTCCGGCGGCCCGCTGCTCACCCCCGAAGGGAAGGTGTACGGCGTGGTCTTCGCGAAGTCCCTCGACGACGCCGACACCGGGTACGCGCTCACCTCGGACGAGATCCAGGAGGACATCACCCAGGGGCGCACCGCGAACCAGCAGGTGGACAGCGACAGCTGCGCGCTGTGA
- a CDS encoding alpha/beta hydrolase encodes MTDPATPSAQPASVVRPDGPWTHREVAANGARFHIAEVGDGPLVLLLHGFPQFWWTWRHQLTALADAGFRAVAMDLRGVGGSDRTPRGYDPANLALDVTGVIRSLGEPDAALVGHDLGGYLAWTAAAMRPKLVRRLAVASMPHPRRWRSAMLSDAKQTRAGSYIWGFQRPWIPERQLTADDGALVARLIRDWSGPSLPDDEAVETYRRAICIPSTAHCSIEPYRWMVRSMARPDGIQFNRRMKRPVRVPTLHLHGSLDPVMRTRSAAGSGEYVEAPYRWRLFDGLGHFPHEEDPTAFSAELVNWLKDPEPDR; translated from the coding sequence ATGACGGATCCCGCCACCCCTTCGGCGCAACCCGCCTCGGTCGTACGACCGGACGGTCCCTGGACGCACCGGGAGGTCGCCGCCAACGGCGCGCGCTTCCACATCGCCGAGGTAGGCGACGGGCCGCTGGTGCTGCTGCTGCACGGCTTCCCGCAGTTCTGGTGGACCTGGCGGCACCAGCTCACCGCACTCGCCGACGCGGGCTTCCGGGCCGTCGCCATGGACCTGCGCGGCGTCGGCGGCAGCGACCGCACCCCGCGCGGTTACGACCCCGCCAACCTCGCCCTCGACGTCACCGGCGTGATCCGCTCCCTCGGCGAGCCGGACGCCGCGCTGGTCGGCCACGACCTCGGCGGCTACCTGGCGTGGACGGCGGCCGCGATGCGCCCGAAGCTGGTACGGCGGCTCGCGGTGGCGTCGATGCCGCATCCCCGGCGCTGGCGCTCGGCGATGCTCTCGGACGCCAAGCAGACGCGCGCGGGTTCCTACATCTGGGGGTTCCAGCGCCCCTGGATCCCGGAGCGACAGCTCACCGCGGACGACGGCGCGCTCGTCGCCCGTCTCATCCGGGACTGGTCCGGGCCGAGCCTGCCGGACGACGAGGCGGTTGAGACGTACCGCCGCGCGATCTGCATCCCGTCGACCGCGCACTGCTCGATCGAGCCGTACCGGTGGATGGTCCGGTCGATGGCCCGCCCGGACGGCATCCAGTTCAACCGGCGCATGAAGCGACCGGTGCGCGTGCCGACCCTCCACCTCCACGGCTCGCTCGACCCGGTGATGCGCACCCGCAGCGCGGCAGGCTCCGGCGAGTACGTCGAAGCGCCGTACCGCTGGCGGCTGTTCGACGGCCTCGGGCATTTTCCGCATGAAGAGGATCCAACGGCCTTCTCCGCTGAGTTGGTCAACTGGCTCAAAGATCCCGAGCCGGACCGGTGA
- a CDS encoding phage holin family protein, with protein MSAPDGSPVGAERSIGQLFASATTEMSALVHDEIALAKAQLKQDVKRGATSGGAFTVAGAVLVFSLPMLNFALAYGIRTWTDWNLAICFLLSFAANVLLALALTLIGVVFAKKAKKGKGPQKVAASVKQTAGVLQKAKPHPRPGTDNKVLEDRVRNAKAIEGVARSSS; from the coding sequence ATGAGCGCACCCGACGGCAGCCCGGTCGGCGCCGAACGCAGCATCGGCCAGCTGTTCGCCTCCGCGACGACCGAGATGTCGGCGCTGGTGCACGACGAGATCGCGCTGGCGAAGGCGCAGCTCAAACAGGACGTCAAGCGCGGCGCGACGAGCGGCGGCGCGTTCACGGTGGCCGGTGCGGTCCTGGTCTTCTCCCTGCCGATGCTCAACTTCGCGCTGGCGTACGGCATCCGGACCTGGACCGACTGGAACCTCGCGATCTGCTTCCTGCTGTCCTTCGCGGCGAACGTGCTCCTCGCGCTCGCCCTCACGCTGATCGGCGTGGTCTTCGCGAAGAAGGCGAAGAAGGGCAAGGGACCGCAGAAGGTCGCCGCCTCGGTGAAGCAGACGGCGGGCGTCCTGCAGAAGGCGAAGCCGCACCCGCGGCCGGGCACGGACAACAAGGTGCTGGAGGACCGAGTCCGTAACGCGAAGGCCATCGAGGGTGTGGCACGCTCATCGTCATGA
- the nhaA gene encoding Na+/H+ antiporter NhaA has translation MSAPRPSPARKVFGRLSLPERTFVADALRTETVGGMLLLVAAVTALIWANIPALHDSYESVSHFHLGPQALGLDLSVAHWAADGLLAIFFFVAGIELKRELVAGDLKDPKAAVLPVVAALCGMAVPALVYTLTNVTGGGSLQGWAVPTATDIAFALAVLAVIGTSLPSALRAFLLTLAVVDDLFAILIIAVFFTDTIDFAALGGAVVGLAVFWLLLRKGVRGWYVYLPLALVIWALMYNSGVHATIAGVSMGLMLRCHRHEGEARSPGEHIEHLVRPLSAGLAVPLFALFSAGVSISGGALGQVFTQPETLGVVLGLVVGKALGIFGGTWLTARFTRASLSDDLAWADVFAVATLAGIGFTVSLLIGELAFEGDAALTDDVKAAVLTGSLIAALLASVLLKVRNTKYRRLCEAEERDEDLDGIPDIYEEDDPAYHLRMADIHDRKAAEHRRLAELKAAERHALAEVTGGAGEENDRPA, from the coding sequence GTCACCGCGCTGATCTGGGCGAACATACCCGCGCTGCACGACAGCTACGAGAGCGTCAGTCACTTCCACCTCGGCCCCCAAGCCCTGGGCCTGGACCTGTCGGTCGCGCACTGGGCCGCCGACGGACTCCTGGCGATCTTCTTCTTCGTCGCCGGCATCGAGCTCAAGCGCGAGCTGGTCGCCGGTGACCTCAAGGACCCCAAGGCCGCCGTACTGCCGGTGGTGGCGGCCCTGTGTGGCATGGCCGTACCGGCGCTCGTCTACACCCTCACCAACGTCACCGGCGGCGGATCGCTCCAAGGCTGGGCCGTCCCCACCGCCACCGACATCGCCTTCGCGCTGGCGGTGCTCGCCGTCATCGGCACGTCCCTGCCGAGCGCGCTGCGCGCCTTCCTGCTGACCCTCGCCGTCGTCGACGACCTGTTCGCGATCCTGATCATCGCGGTCTTCTTCACCGACACCATCGACTTCGCCGCGCTCGGCGGCGCTGTCGTCGGCCTGGCGGTCTTCTGGCTGCTGCTGAGGAAGGGCGTACGCGGCTGGTACGTGTACCTTCCGCTCGCGCTCGTCATCTGGGCGCTGATGTACAACAGCGGCGTCCACGCCACCATCGCGGGCGTCTCGATGGGCCTGATGCTGCGCTGCCACCGCCATGAGGGCGAGGCGCGCTCCCCCGGCGAGCACATCGAACATCTCGTACGGCCGCTGTCGGCGGGCCTGGCGGTGCCGCTGTTCGCGCTGTTCAGCGCGGGTGTCTCGATCTCCGGCGGCGCACTCGGCCAGGTATTCACCCAGCCGGAGACCCTCGGCGTGGTCCTCGGGCTCGTCGTCGGCAAGGCGCTCGGCATCTTCGGCGGCACCTGGCTGACGGCCCGCTTCACCCGGGCCTCGCTCAGCGACGACCTCGCGTGGGCGGACGTGTTCGCGGTGGCCACGCTGGCCGGGATCGGCTTCACCGTGTCGCTGCTCATCGGCGAGCTCGCCTTCGAGGGCGACGCGGCCCTCACGGACGACGTCAAGGCCGCCGTACTGACGGGCTCGCTCATCGCGGCCCTCCTCGCGAGCGTCCTGCTGAAGGTACGGAACACCAAGTACCGCAGGCTGTGCGAGGCAGAAGAGCGCGACGAGGACCTCGACGGCATCCCGGACATCTACGAGGAGGACGACCCGGCGTACCACCTGCGGATGGCCGACATCCACGACCGCAAGGCCGCCGAGCACCGCCGGCTCGCCGAACTGAAGGCCGCAGAACGCCACGCGCTTGCGGAAGTGACGGGCGGGGCAGGCGAGGAGAACGACCGTCCGGCATGA